A part of Gossypium hirsutum isolate 1008001.06 chromosome A07, Gossypium_hirsutum_v2.1, whole genome shotgun sequence genomic DNA contains:
- the LOC107929844 gene encoding protein REVERSION-TO-ETHYLENE SENSITIVITY1 codes for MPRGRPPIMDLKTAYDVELSGSRIQHELWPLDEIDPRKAKFPCCLVWTPLPVVSWLAPFIGHVGICREAGAILDFSGSYFVNVEDFAFGAAARYVQLDREKCCFPPNLAGHKCKHGYQHAEFGTALTWDDALQLSMRHFEHKSYNLFTCNSYSFVANCLNRLCYEGSMDWNMITVAALILFKGQWVNSMSVIRSFLPFTVVLCLGLLLVGWPFLVGLFSFSLLLFGWFLLGTYCVKTLLES; via the exons ATGCCGCGTGGAAGACCTCCTATAATGGATCTGAAAACAGCTTATGATGTCGAACTCAGTGGATCTAGAATTCAGCATGAACTATGGCCTTTAGATGAAATTGATCCGAGGAAAGCAAAGTTTCCTTGCTGTCTGGTTTGGACCCCACTCCCAGTTGTCTCATGGTTGGCACCTTTCATTGGCCATGTTGGCATTTGCCGAGAAGCTGGAGCGATTTTGGACTTTTCAGGAtcatattttgtgaatgttgaggattttgcttTTGGTGCTGCAGCTCGATACGTTCAACTCGATAGAGAAAAG TGCTGCTTTCCTCCCAACCTGGCTGGTCACAAATGCAAGCACGGGTATCAGCATGCAGAGTTCGGGACTGCACTCACATGGGATGATGCCCTGCAGTTGAGCATGCGTCACTTTGAGCACAAGAGCTACAACCTCTTCACATGCAACTCTTACTCATTTGTAGCCAATTGTCTTAACCGGCTCTGCTACGAAGGATCAATGGATTGGAACATGATAACTGTGGCAGCTCTAATACTGTTCAAGGGGCAGTGGGTCAATAGCATGTCGGTAATAAGATCATTCCTCCCTTTCACAGTGGTGCTTTGCCTTGGGTTACTACTCGTCGGATGGCCATTCTTGGTTGGACTTTTCTCGTTCTCTCTCCTACTCTTTGGGTGGTTTCTGTTGGGTACTTACTGTGTCAAAACCTTGTTGGAAAGCTAg
- the LOC107929906 gene encoding abscisic acid receptor PYL2, whose translation MDSDLTQEEFDELKPLIDTYHKFDPTPNRCTSLITQRIDAPARTVWPFVRSFENPQKYKHFIKSCNISAGDGGVGSVREVTVVSGLPASTSTERLEILDDAKRILSFRLVGGEHRLRNYWSVTSVNEFHNEGKVYTIVLESYIVDIPEGNSGEDTKMFVDTVVKLNLQKLGIVAMGSFHGHD comes from the coding sequence ATGGACTCGGACCTAACCCAAGAGGAATTCGATGAGCTAAAGCCCCTCATCGACACATACCACAAGTTCGACCCAACGCCAAACAGATGCACGTCGCTAATAACGCAGCGCATCGACGCCCCAGCCCGAACCGTGTGGCCATTCGTTCGAAGCTTCGAAAACCCCCAGAAATACAAACACTTCATCAAGAGCTGTAACATCAGCGCCGGCGACGGCGGCGTCGGTAGCGTTCGGGAAGTGACCGTCGTTTCAGGCCTTCCGGCTTCGACGAGTACCGAGAGGCTCGAGATTTTGGACGACGCTAAGCGTATATTGAGCTTTAGGTTGGTGGGCGGTGAGCATAGGCTGAGGAACTACTGGTCAGTGACTTCGGTCAATGAGTTCCACAATGAAGGCAAAGTTTACACCATTGTTTTAGAGTCTTATATAGTTGATATACCCGAAGGGAACAGTGGGGAAGACACTAAGATGTTTGTGGACACTGTCGTGAAATTGAATCTGCAGAAGCTTGGGATTGTAGCAATGGGTTCTTTTCATGGGCATGattga